Proteins co-encoded in one Hymenobacter swuensis DY53 genomic window:
- the moeB gene encoding molybdopterin-synthase adenylyltransferase MoeB, translating into MLTSEERQIYRRHLQLPEIGEAGQEKMKAARVLVVGAGGLGCPILQYLAAAGVGTLGIVDADKVDRSNLQRQILYGPADLGQPKAATAAQALRRLNPLVNIEVHNCRATLGNVRELVSRYDLVIDGSDNFPTRYLLNDACVSYNKPLISGAIYKFEGQVSVFNYQGGPTYRCLFPQPPSATEAPNCDATGVLGVLPGLMGTAQATEALKVILGIGEVLSGRLWLFDALTFQTRTLKFTRRPEQAALTLDTANTADYADLCGAGVTSISVTELHERLTSTHPPFLLDVREPHEYAVGHLPGATLLPLSSLEKGVATLPKQHPVVVYCRSGARSAQAVERLQTNFGLTNLLNLEGGMLAWESEVKNEVLG; encoded by the coding sequence ATGCTCACTTCCGAAGAACGCCAGATTTACCGCCGTCACCTGCAGCTGCCCGAAATCGGGGAGGCGGGCCAGGAGAAGATGAAGGCGGCCCGCGTGCTGGTGGTGGGGGCCGGCGGCCTAGGCTGCCCCATTCTACAGTACCTGGCCGCCGCCGGCGTGGGCACGCTGGGCATCGTGGATGCCGACAAAGTGGACCGCAGCAACCTGCAGCGGCAGATTCTGTACGGCCCCGCCGACCTGGGTCAGCCCAAAGCCGCCACCGCCGCCCAGGCCCTGCGCCGCCTCAACCCGCTGGTAAATATAGAGGTGCATAACTGCCGGGCCACGCTGGGCAACGTGCGGGAACTGGTGAGCCGGTATGATCTGGTTATTGACGGTTCCGACAACTTCCCGACCCGCTACCTGCTCAATGATGCCTGTGTGAGCTACAACAAGCCGCTGATTTCTGGGGCTATCTATAAGTTTGAAGGGCAGGTTTCGGTGTTCAACTACCAGGGCGGCCCTACGTACCGCTGCCTGTTCCCGCAGCCCCCCTCGGCCACCGAAGCGCCCAACTGCGACGCTACCGGCGTGCTTGGGGTGCTGCCGGGACTGATGGGTACGGCCCAGGCCACGGAGGCCCTCAAAGTGATTCTGGGTATTGGGGAGGTGCTCAGCGGCCGGCTCTGGCTGTTCGATGCCCTCACCTTCCAGACCCGCACCCTGAAGTTTACCCGCCGCCCCGAGCAGGCCGCCCTTACGCTCGACACCGCCAATACCGCCGACTACGCCGATTTGTGCGGGGCGGGCGTTACCAGCATCTCCGTAACCGAACTGCACGAGCGGCTGACTTCAACTCATCCGCCGTTCCTGCTGGATGTGCGCGAGCCCCACGAATATGCGGTCGGCCACCTGCCCGGGGCCACGCTGCTGCCCCTGAGCAGCCTGGAAAAGGGCGTGGCCACCTTGCCCAAGCAGCACCCAGTGGTGGTGTACTGCCGCAGCGGCGCCCGTAGTGCTCAGGCCGTAGAACGCCTGCAAACCAACTTCGGCCTCACCAACCTGCTGAATCTGGAGGGTGGTATGCTGGCCTGGGAGAGTGAAGTGAAGAACGAAGTGCTGGGGTAA
- a CDS encoding glycoside hydrolase family 88 protein has translation MLRPFSFPQWLLAFALVFGNLTAPAQQRRLNVKQEFARAGQQLTRLLQTHPDSTRFPYSSQPTGQLKDTPSGWWTSGFFGGTLWYMYEYTKQPQWQQAANRWTMAMAREQTNTSTHDLGFMLYCPFGNGLRLTKNPAYQPVLLNGAQSLATRFTPEVGLIKSWNEFQGYQYPVIIDNMMNLELLCWAARTSGDSTLRRLSITHADNTLKHHFRPDGSTYHVVCYDAQGQPLAKKTAQGAADNSAWARGQAWAIYGYTALYRDTRLTRYREQARKSADFFLNHPNLPADKIPYWDFNAPGIPREERDASAAAIVASALLELQQYCPAAEARRYRQAAEQMLVSLSSPAYRATLGENNNFLLKHCVAHKPANTEVDAPLTYADYYYLEALLRYDRLK, from the coding sequence ATGCTCCGACCCTTTTCTTTCCCACAGTGGCTGCTGGCTTTTGCGCTGGTTTTTGGTAACCTGACTGCTCCTGCTCAGCAGCGCAGACTCAATGTAAAGCAGGAATTTGCCCGCGCTGGTCAGCAACTCACCCGGCTCCTCCAGACTCACCCCGACAGCACCCGGTTTCCTTATTCCAGTCAGCCTACTGGCCAGTTGAAAGACACGCCTTCGGGGTGGTGGACCAGCGGGTTTTTCGGGGGTACGCTGTGGTACATGTACGAGTACACCAAACAACCCCAGTGGCAGCAGGCTGCCAACCGTTGGACGATGGCCATGGCCCGGGAACAGACCAATACCAGCACCCACGATTTGGGTTTCATGCTGTACTGCCCCTTCGGCAACGGCCTGCGCCTTACCAAGAACCCGGCCTACCAACCGGTATTACTGAACGGGGCCCAGTCCCTGGCCACGCGCTTCACGCCGGAAGTAGGGTTGATTAAGTCGTGGAACGAGTTTCAGGGCTACCAGTACCCGGTTATCATCGATAATATGATGAACCTGGAGCTGCTGTGCTGGGCCGCCCGCACCAGCGGTGACTCCACCCTGCGCCGCCTCAGCATTACCCACGCCGATAATACGCTCAAGCACCACTTCCGGCCCGATGGCAGCACTTACCACGTTGTGTGTTACGATGCGCAGGGCCAGCCATTGGCCAAGAAAACCGCCCAGGGTGCAGCCGATAACTCGGCGTGGGCGCGGGGCCAGGCCTGGGCGATATATGGTTACACGGCGTTGTACCGCGACACCCGGCTGACCCGCTACCGGGAGCAGGCCCGCAAATCTGCCGACTTCTTCCTTAACCACCCCAACCTGCCCGCCGACAAGATTCCGTACTGGGATTTCAATGCCCCCGGTATTCCCCGGGAGGAGCGCGACGCCTCTGCCGCCGCTATTGTGGCCTCGGCCCTGCTGGAACTGCAGCAATACTGCCCGGCCGCCGAGGCCAGACGCTACCGCCAGGCTGCCGAGCAGATGCTGGTGAGTTTGAGTAGCCCGGCCTACCGGGCCACTTTGGGGGAAAACAACAACTTCCTGCTAAAGCATTGCGTGGCGCACAAACCAGCCAATACTGAAGTAGATGCCCCGCTGACGTACGCTGATTACTACTACCTCGAAGCCCTGCTACGCTACGACCGGTTGAAGTAG
- the fdhD gene encoding formate dehydrogenase accessory sulfurtransferase FdhD gives MSAPVFLPPTSYDYVTVHKVQGETVTESSDVLAAEEPLEIRLGYGPAGQRQHRTLSITMRTPGHDFELAAGFLFTEGIIRSRQDLQGVIYCPDVEKEEERENVVRAELVPTASPDLPRLERHFYTSSSCGVCGKTSIEAVHAAACPVLPAAGPYVPAGVLHQLPERQRAAQDLFEQTGGLHAAALFSPEGELLLLREDVGRHNALDKVIGAALFQELLPLHNAVLLVSGRASFELVQKAAVAGIPVLAAVGAPSSLAVSAARDFGVTLCGFVRQNRYNIYCHDWRITKEL, from the coding sequence GTGTCTGCTCCCGTTTTCCTGCCACCTACCAGTTACGACTACGTTACCGTGCACAAGGTGCAGGGCGAAACCGTGACCGAATCTTCCGATGTGCTGGCCGCCGAGGAGCCGCTGGAAATCCGCCTCGGCTACGGCCCCGCCGGCCAGCGCCAGCACCGCACCCTCAGCATCACGATGCGCACACCCGGCCACGATTTCGAGCTGGCGGCCGGCTTCCTGTTCACCGAAGGCATTATCCGTAGCCGCCAAGACTTGCAGGGCGTCATCTATTGCCCCGATGTAGAGAAGGAAGAAGAGCGCGAAAACGTGGTGCGCGCCGAGCTGGTCCCCACCGCCTCCCCCGATCTGCCGCGCCTGGAGCGTCACTTCTACACCAGCAGCAGCTGCGGCGTGTGCGGCAAAACCAGCATTGAGGCGGTGCACGCGGCGGCTTGCCCGGTGCTGCCCGCAGCGGGGCCCTACGTGCCGGCCGGCGTGCTGCACCAGCTGCCCGAGCGGCAGCGCGCCGCCCAGGACCTGTTCGAGCAAACCGGCGGCCTGCACGCGGCGGCCCTGTTTTCGCCGGAAGGCGAACTGCTGCTGCTGCGCGAAGACGTCGGCCGCCACAACGCCCTCGACAAAGTCATTGGCGCGGCGCTGTTCCAGGAGTTACTGCCGCTGCACAACGCCGTGCTGCTGGTCAGCGGCCGGGCCTCGTTCGAGCTAGTGCAGAAAGCGGCCGTGGCCGGCATTCCGGTGCTGGCCGCTGTGGGCGCCCCTAGCTCCCTGGCCGTCTCCGCCGCCCGCGACTTCGGCGTGACGCTCTGCGGCTTCGTGCGCCAGAACCGCTACAACATCTACTGCCACGACTGGCGGATTACGAAAGAGCTGTAG
- a CDS encoding putative sulfate/molybdate transporter, giving the protein MPLTATPSARPRIRFDRNELAGAFGDLGTDLPLLIGIIAASGMDSAGVLIMFGLMQIFSGLWYGMPMPVQPLKAFAALVIAQKIPGRIIFGGGLAIGVGMLLLSVTGLIDALARLVPKPVIRGIQFGLALQLATLALKEYVPADGVAGFALAAAAFLVTVVLLGNRRWPAALVVLALGVSYGLLFKLDFATAQRAIALHLPTWHVPQWADITTGAVLLALPQIPLSLGNSVLATRQVVEDYFPERPLTVRQISFTYALMNLVNPFLGGFPVCHGSGGMVGHYTFGGRTGGSVVLYGGLFLVLGLGFSQGFQQIVQIFPLPVLGVLLLFEALTLATLLRDISESRTGLLLALLVGLLCSGLPYGYLVGLLVGTALYYAMQRGWVGLGK; this is encoded by the coding sequence ATGCCGCTTACCGCTACGCCTTCGGCCCGTCCGCGTATTCGCTTCGACAGAAATGAGTTGGCCGGAGCCTTTGGCGACCTGGGTACCGATTTGCCGCTGCTTATCGGCATCATCGCGGCCTCAGGTATGGACAGTGCGGGCGTGCTGATTATGTTCGGGCTGATGCAGATATTTTCGGGACTGTGGTACGGCATGCCTATGCCGGTGCAGCCCCTGAAGGCGTTTGCCGCGCTGGTCATTGCCCAGAAAATTCCCGGCCGCATCATCTTTGGCGGCGGCCTAGCTATCGGGGTGGGCATGTTGCTGCTTTCCGTAACCGGCCTCATTGATGCCCTGGCGCGATTGGTACCCAAGCCCGTTATCCGCGGAATTCAGTTTGGGCTGGCGTTGCAGTTGGCTACCCTGGCTCTCAAAGAATACGTACCCGCCGATGGAGTAGCAGGCTTCGCGCTGGCGGCGGCGGCGTTTCTGGTGACGGTGGTGCTGCTGGGTAACCGGCGCTGGCCAGCCGCGCTGGTGGTGCTGGCGCTGGGGGTTAGCTACGGCCTGCTGTTCAAGCTCGATTTTGCTACTGCCCAACGGGCAATTGCGCTGCACTTGCCTACTTGGCACGTTCCGCAGTGGGCCGATATTACCACCGGCGCGGTGCTGCTGGCCCTGCCCCAGATTCCGCTTTCCCTGGGCAACTCGGTGCTGGCTACCCGACAGGTGGTGGAAGATTACTTTCCCGAACGGCCCCTCACGGTGCGGCAGATAAGCTTCACGTATGCGCTTATGAACCTGGTGAACCCGTTTCTGGGCGGGTTTCCGGTGTGCCACGGCTCGGGCGGTATGGTGGGGCACTACACGTTTGGCGGGCGCACGGGCGGCTCGGTGGTGCTGTATGGCGGGCTGTTTCTGGTGCTGGGACTAGGATTCAGCCAGGGCTTCCAGCAAATCGTGCAGATTTTTCCGCTGCCGGTATTGGGCGTACTGCTCCTGTTCGAGGCCCTGACGCTGGCTACCCTGCTGCGCGACATCAGCGAGTCCCGCACCGGTTTGCTGCTGGCTTTATTGGTGGGTTTGCTGTGTAGCGGGCTACCGTATGGTTACCTTGTGGGCCTGTTGGTGGGTACGGCTTTGTACTATGCCATGCAGCGCGGCTGGGTGGGCCTGGGCAAATAA
- a CDS encoding FdhF/YdeP family oxidoreductase, giving the protein MEDSPKSDPTQAGHQQQQKAENAPKSGERSDQGEAPAPDHYRPDPQSMRDESNITPPEVANAKYTNPILAQPPEALTGLTLDAPAKIAAGVTAVLKSMEFSWKEGGLDRGTRGLLKMNQKDGFDCSSCAWPDPDDHRSVAEFCENGAKATASDADDKAAGPEFFAKHSLAQLSQMTDRDQNNAGRLTHPMVKRPGDNHYSPIAWADAFNIIAKELNALDSPDEALFYTSGKVPNEPAFLFQLFAKQFGTNNLPDCSNMCHESSGAALSPTLGLGKGSVTLNDIYEAEVILIIGQNPGTNHPRMLSALQKAKKNGAKIISINPLLEAGLNHFKNPQDFMNPFKALGALLGDGTQITDLFLQVRVDGDMALLRGIMKHLFEAEDRNPGQVVDRPFIDKYTTGFESFEQNIRNTPWEDIEELSGISRAQLLEAANIIAPKQKIITCWAMGVTQQRQGVQTIQEIVNLQLMKGAIGKPGAGTCPVRGHSNVQGDRTMGVWEQPTKEFQDALGKEFNFQPPYEHGLDVVDSIKAMYKGKTKVYFSLGGNLLAAGPDTEVIAEGMRKQKLTVFVGTKLNRGHLVTGETSLLLPCFTHADVDMQKSGHQMTSCENSMGVVSQNKGILVPLPGQMMSEVAILAGVAIATLGEKTNIADWVAMTENYDVIRDHISRVIPGFENFNEKLRRPGGFYLPNGPRERKFTTKNGKANFTTTEFQKYQRELEPGQLVMMTVRSHDQFNTTIYDYNDRYRGITGERRVLFMNEQDMAERGLKAKDLIDITSHFLGSTRTVEKFLAVPYDIPKGNVAAYFPEANPLVPIASVAKTSNTPTSKYVVVTVVPAHKTVGAPVELRMAAEA; this is encoded by the coding sequence ATGGAAGATTCCCCAAAATCCGACCCTACCCAGGCCGGCCACCAGCAGCAGCAAAAAGCGGAAAACGCCCCTAAAAGCGGCGAACGGAGCGACCAGGGCGAGGCTCCGGCTCCCGACCACTACCGCCCCGACCCCCAGAGTATGCGCGACGAAAGCAACATTACGCCACCCGAAGTGGCCAACGCCAAGTACACCAACCCCATTCTGGCTCAGCCGCCAGAGGCGCTGACCGGCCTGACGCTGGATGCCCCGGCCAAGATAGCGGCCGGCGTAACGGCCGTGCTCAAAAGCATGGAGTTCAGCTGGAAGGAAGGCGGCCTCGACCGGGGCACGCGCGGCCTGCTCAAGATGAACCAGAAGGACGGTTTCGACTGCTCCAGCTGCGCCTGGCCCGACCCCGACGACCACCGCTCGGTAGCAGAGTTCTGCGAGAATGGCGCCAAAGCCACCGCTTCGGATGCCGATGACAAGGCCGCCGGCCCCGAGTTCTTCGCCAAGCACAGTCTGGCTCAGCTTTCCCAGATGACGGACCGCGACCAGAACAACGCCGGCCGCCTCACGCACCCGATGGTAAAGCGCCCCGGCGACAACCATTACTCGCCCATTGCCTGGGCCGATGCCTTCAACATCATCGCCAAGGAGTTGAACGCGCTGGACTCGCCCGATGAGGCGCTGTTCTACACCTCGGGTAAAGTACCCAACGAGCCGGCCTTCCTGTTCCAGCTCTTCGCCAAGCAGTTCGGCACCAACAACCTGCCCGACTGCTCCAACATGTGCCACGAAAGCAGCGGCGCGGCCCTGAGCCCTACCCTAGGCTTAGGCAAAGGCTCCGTCACGCTCAACGACATCTACGAGGCTGAGGTCATTCTCATCATCGGCCAGAACCCGGGCACCAACCATCCGCGTATGCTGTCGGCCCTGCAGAAGGCCAAGAAGAACGGGGCCAAAATCATCAGCATCAACCCGCTGCTGGAAGCCGGCCTCAACCACTTCAAGAACCCGCAGGACTTCATGAACCCCTTCAAGGCGCTGGGCGCGTTGCTGGGCGACGGCACGCAAATCACCGACCTGTTCCTGCAGGTGCGCGTGGATGGCGACATGGCTCTGCTGCGCGGCATCATGAAGCACCTGTTCGAGGCCGAGGACCGCAACCCCGGCCAGGTGGTGGACCGCCCGTTCATCGACAAATATACCACCGGCTTCGAGTCGTTCGAGCAGAACATCCGTAACACGCCGTGGGAGGATATTGAGGAGCTGAGCGGCATTTCGCGGGCCCAGCTGCTGGAAGCGGCCAACATCATTGCCCCCAAGCAGAAGATTATCACCTGCTGGGCCATGGGTGTCACGCAGCAGCGCCAGGGCGTGCAGACGATTCAGGAAATCGTGAACCTGCAGCTCATGAAGGGTGCCATCGGCAAGCCCGGTGCAGGCACCTGCCCGGTGCGCGGCCACTCCAACGTGCAGGGCGACCGGACGATGGGCGTGTGGGAACAACCCACCAAGGAGTTTCAGGATGCACTGGGCAAGGAGTTCAACTTCCAGCCGCCCTACGAGCACGGCCTCGACGTAGTCGACTCCATCAAGGCCATGTACAAGGGCAAAACCAAGGTATACTTCAGCCTGGGCGGCAACCTGCTGGCCGCCGGTCCGGACACCGAAGTCATTGCTGAAGGCATGCGCAAGCAGAAACTCACGGTATTCGTGGGAACCAAGCTCAACCGTGGCCATCTCGTAACCGGCGAAACCAGCCTGCTGCTTCCCTGCTTCACCCACGCCGACGTGGATATGCAGAAGAGCGGCCACCAGATGACCAGCTGCGAAAACTCGATGGGTGTGGTGAGCCAGAACAAAGGCATTCTGGTGCCGCTGCCGGGTCAGATGATGAGTGAAGTGGCCATCCTGGCCGGTGTGGCTATTGCCACCCTGGGCGAGAAAACCAACATTGCCGACTGGGTGGCCATGACGGAGAACTACGACGTCATCCGCGACCATATCAGCCGCGTGATTCCGGGCTTCGAGAACTTCAACGAGAAGCTGCGCCGCCCCGGCGGGTTCTATCTGCCCAACGGCCCGCGCGAGCGGAAATTCACCACCAAAAACGGCAAGGCCAACTTCACCACCACCGAGTTCCAGAAGTACCAGCGCGAGCTGGAGCCCGGCCAGTTGGTGATGATGACCGTGCGCAGCCACGACCAGTTCAACACCACCATCTACGACTACAACGACCGGTACCGGGGCATTACAGGCGAGCGGCGCGTGCTGTTCATGAACGAGCAGGACATGGCTGAGCGCGGCCTTAAGGCTAAAGACCTGATTGACATCACCAGTCACTTCCTGGGCTCCACCCGCACTGTGGAGAAATTTCTGGCCGTTCCCTACGACATTCCGAAGGGCAATGTGGCCGCTTACTTCCCCGAGGCCAACCCGCTGGTGCCCATTGCTAGCGTCGCTAAAACCAGCAATACGCCCACCTCGAAGTACGTGGTAGTAACCGTAGTGCCCGCCCACAAAACTGTCGGCGCGCCTGTGGAACTACGAATGGCGGCCGAGGCGTAG
- a CDS encoding alpha/beta hydrolase has product MKLLFWILGLGAALYVAVCVLLYFQQERLLFFPTKLPADYRFRFNNRFEERWIPMADGTRLHSLLFPADSASKGLIFYLHGNGGALDSWGEVAATYTRLGYSVFLLDYRGYGKSGGRISSQAQLLADVDMAYQQLTHEFPEAQTVLLGYSLGTGPAAWLAARHHPRMLVLQAPYASMRAMARQHYPWVPPFIVRYPLATDEVLPRVSAPIVIYHGDRDEVISPQSTQRLKATLKPRDQFITLPGAGHNDMTDNLVYQQAMRRILTAL; this is encoded by the coding sequence ATGAAACTGCTATTCTGGATACTGGGCCTGGGGGCGGCGCTGTACGTGGCGGTGTGCGTGCTGCTGTATTTTCAGCAGGAGCGGCTGCTGTTCTTCCCTACCAAACTGCCTGCCGATTATCGTTTCCGGTTCAACAACCGCTTTGAGGAGCGGTGGATTCCGATGGCCGACGGCACCCGCCTGCACAGCCTGCTGTTCCCGGCCGATTCCGCTTCCAAAGGCCTCATTTTCTACCTGCACGGCAACGGCGGGGCGCTGGATAGCTGGGGCGAGGTGGCGGCCACTTATACCCGGCTGGGCTACAGCGTGTTCCTGCTCGACTACCGGGGCTACGGTAAAAGCGGCGGCCGCATCAGCAGCCAGGCGCAGTTGCTCGCCGACGTGGACATGGCCTACCAACAACTCACCCACGAATTCCCGGAAGCCCAAACCGTACTGCTGGGCTACTCGCTGGGCACCGGGCCGGCGGCGTGGCTGGCTGCCCGGCACCACCCACGCATGCTGGTGCTACAGGCCCCGTACGCCAGTATGCGGGCCATGGCGCGCCAGCACTATCCCTGGGTGCCGCCCTTCATTGTGCGTTACCCGCTGGCCACCGACGAGGTGCTGCCCCGCGTATCGGCCCCCATCGTCATTTACCACGGCGACCGGGACGAGGTTATCAGCCCCCAATCCACTCAGCGGCTCAAAGCGACGCTGAAGCCCCGTGACCAGTTTATCACGCTGCCCGGCGCGGGCCACAACGACATGACTGACAACCTGGTATACCAACAGGCAATGCGCCGGATTCTGACGGCACTGTAA
- a CDS encoding DUF2490 domain-containing protein, producing MYPAPPKVAVCLLLALCASGSRTAQAQTNAIPDHNWGTWHIATVILPAGPKHWGGYAEAQTRANGLLRQYFYTELKGGVSYDVAKNFTLMLAGGRYSTADYRDLSDGPLNVEKRLWQQLTFTHLAARLKMEHRYRVEQRWFNFRDDVVPAGSFRYRNRLRYRFNAFLPLNHPTVADKTAFLSVYDEVFFNPRGPFFERNRVYAGMGYQFDQHWTIQAGWVNQANYTAASYRQNIFTPQTTATKNNVVLSVMYRISRGNAAGPTPEHIPSQPD from the coding sequence ATGTACCCTGCCCCACCGAAAGTTGCCGTTTGCCTACTCCTTGCCCTGTGTGCCAGTGGGAGCCGAACGGCGCAGGCCCAAACCAACGCCATACCCGACCATAACTGGGGTACCTGGCATATTGCCACGGTGATTCTGCCGGCCGGCCCGAAGCACTGGGGCGGGTACGCCGAAGCCCAGACCCGTGCCAACGGCCTGCTCCGGCAGTATTTCTACACGGAACTGAAAGGCGGCGTGAGCTACGATGTAGCCAAAAACTTTACTCTAATGCTGGCCGGCGGCCGCTACTCCACCGCCGACTACCGCGACCTAAGCGACGGGCCGCTGAACGTGGAAAAGCGCCTGTGGCAACAGCTCACGTTCACGCACTTGGCGGCCCGCCTCAAAATGGAGCACCGCTACCGCGTGGAGCAACGCTGGTTTAATTTCCGGGACGATGTAGTGCCCGCCGGCTCGTTTCGGTACCGGAACCGGCTGCGCTACCGCTTCAATGCCTTTCTGCCGCTCAATCATCCCACCGTCGCCGACAAAACGGCCTTTCTCTCAGTATACGACGAGGTATTCTTTAACCCACGTGGCCCATTTTTCGAGCGCAACCGGGTATATGCTGGCATGGGCTACCAGTTTGACCAGCATTGGACAATACAGGCCGGGTGGGTGAATCAGGCCAACTATACGGCCGCCAGTTACCGCCAGAACATTTTCACGCCCCAAACAACTGCCACTAAAAACAACGTGGTTCTGTCCGTCATGTACCGCATCAGCCGGGGCAATGCGGCCGGGCCTACACCCGAGCACATTCCATCCCAACCCGACTAG
- a CDS encoding DUF7009 family protein, translated as MKLRLEDNMLRLRLDEPEVAAFRQQGRLETIVPLGLTAADSLTYTLERDSATPVLAVRHEAGRVRVLVPATVADGWTSSEAISLRGTQEVADNQVVHILVEKDLGCKH; from the coding sequence ATGAAGCTTCGCCTTGAAGACAATATGCTGCGCCTGCGCCTGGACGAGCCGGAAGTAGCTGCCTTCCGGCAGCAGGGCCGGCTAGAAACGATAGTGCCCTTGGGCCTGACCGCCGCCGACTCCCTTACGTATACCCTCGAACGCGACTCTGCCACGCCAGTTTTGGCCGTGCGCCACGAGGCGGGCCGCGTACGGGTGCTGGTGCCGGCCACGGTGGCCGACGGCTGGACTTCCTCGGAAGCCATCAGCCTGCGCGGCACCCAGGAAGTTGCTGACAACCAAGTCGTCCATATCTTGGTAGAAAAGGACCTGGGCTGTAAACATTAG